The Silvibacterium dinghuense DNA window GGTGCCCAGGCCCTGGATGGTGGCCGCATAGGCTTCGGCCGCCGTCGTGGTGGTGCAGTCCGTTTCCGAGCTGCTGCACTGGTTGCCGCCGAAGGTGAAGGAGCCGTTGAAGCTGCTGCTCGAGGTGTTGGCGTCGCGGGCGTAGCGCAGACGGCCGCCGAAGTTGATCGCGTGGGTCTTGAGAGCAATCTCGGTCAGGTTCTGCAGCTCATAGCGCAGGGTGTGGTCGTTTTCGGTCTGTCCGGTGTAACCGCCGAAGGTCTCGAGACCGGAGACCGCCGTCTCCGGGTCGGTCGAGGCCGGGGTGGTCTTCGAAAAGTCACGCAGGAACTGGAAGCGCGTCTCGTTGATGACCTTGTCGCTCAGGACCTGCGTGTCGCTGATCTGGACGGTGTGCTCGGTCGAAGAGGTGTTGTAGGCCTGGTCGCGCAGCGAATACTGCCCCACGCCTTCGTTCTTCTCATTGTCGTCATAGAACTGGTAACGGACGCTCAGGGTGTTGCTGGCGCCCAGCTGCAGATCGATGCGCGGGCTGATGTTGGTGCGGCCATGGGGCGTCACCACCGCATCGTTGAAGGCAACGGTGTCGTAGTCGGCGGCGTTGGTATAGATGCCGGCGGCAAAGTCGCCGTTCACCTCACCCTGTAACCGGTACGCATCGACGACCGCGTCATCCTGAATGGTGCGATGCTCGGCGCTGACGAAGTACGAAGCATTCTTGCTGATAGGACCGCTGACCGTGCCGTTGTACTGGTAGCTGTAGTAGTCCGGAATGTCCTTATCGAAGGGGTTGCCGGTGTTCAGCTGCGAGGGATTGCCCTGGGCCATGAACTGGGCACGGAACTTGTCGGTACCCGGCTTGGTCAGGATCTCGATGCGGCCGTAACCCAGCTTGTCGTACTGCGCCGAAAAGGGGTTCTGGTTGATGCGGATCTCGCGGATGGCGGATTTGGGCGGCAGCTCGCCGGCGGTGAAGCCGTCAATGTAGATCTGGCCGCCGTTGGGACCCGCGCCCGGACCTGCCAGGGCATTCAGCTCATTCTGCAGCTCGTCCGGGTCATCGGAGAGCGCGTCGAGATCCTTGCCCTTGAGCACCAGGCTGTTGGCGTTGCTGGTGGGGTCCACGCTCACCGTCGGCGTATCTTCATTGACCACCACCTGCTGCTTTTCGATCGCGATCTGGAGCGATACATCAAACTGCTTGCTCTGCCCGGCGGCGATCGTCACCGCTTTCGAGGCCGAGGGCGCAAAGCCCTGCGCCGAGGCGATCACGATATAGGTTCCGGCCGGCAGCTTCGCGGCTGCGTATGCGCCCGAGGCATCCGAGGTGGCGGTTGCGAGCGTATGGCCGTCGGTCGTCGTAATGCTGACCCTGGCGCTGGGTATGACCGCGCCGGAGGGGTCGGTCACGGTGCCGCGCAGCGTGCCGGTCGGCGTCTGCGCCCGCAGCAGCGGCGCGAAGGCAAGCGCTAACACTGCCAACCAAAGACTAAGAAAACGAGATATGAATCTGTAATTCACAATGCTCCAAAGAAACACAAAAGGATGAACTGAACCTGAATGTCGTACGCCGGTACTACAGCCTGGCGGCTTTCGCCGCCCTTATGCCGGTTTGAGCCGGAGACACACGGGCAGCGCAGTCTCCGCCCTCCGATCGCCCCGGAAGCGGCGAAAGACGGAAAAATCTGTTTACGATACGCAGCAAATGCTCACTGCGCTCCTTCGCCCTCACCCCCGCCGCCCATGTTCCACGAGGCGGAGAACATATCCCGGCTGGCGGAAGGGGACGCGGAGAGGATTGGCTCGACCCCGGCAATCAGTGTGACTGCCGTGGCTTCTGCCGGAGTGCCCTGGGTTGCGACGATCATGACGGCATCGCCCTTATGAAGATCTCCGAGGGAGAGCGGCGGGGTGCGTTGCAGCATCTGCGAAAGATCGCCGTTGCGTGCCCCGCCCGCGCGCGGTCCCTGTCCGTTTTCGGCCACAGGCTGCGCCTGCGGAGCGTGATCGCCTCCCTGAGGCGGAGCCGACGGCGCGCCCTTCGGAGTAGCGCCACCCGACGCAGCGCCCTGGCCGCCACTCTTGAAGCGGGCCGCCAATGCCTGGGCCATCATCTCCGGCAGCTTGTGCAGCTGCGAATCGGCGGAGATGTGAATGACCACCGGCTTCTTCGTGGCCAGATCGTTGACGGTGACGGTGTTTGCGGCTGCATCGGCAGAGATGACCGTGGCCGCGATATTGCGGAAAGTGCCGAAGACGACTTCCTCCGCGGCGACATCGGTGCTGGCCGGATCATGATCGCCCAGCGCGCGCAGCTGATCGCCAACATGAACCTGATCGATCGTCGCGGGCCTGGCATCCGCAAAACGAATGGAGGCCGCGTCATAGCGGCGCACGACCGTCTTCGGCGTGGTGTGGATCGTCCAGGTTCTGGAGCCGGCGGAGACGGTCATCGTCCCAGCCGAGGCGTCGACCGACTTTACGAGGCCGCCTACGCCGCGCCGCTGCCAGTCCGCTTGCTCAGCCTGCTGCTGCTGCGCCACGTCGGCCTTCTTCATGGCCACGACCGTCGTTGCCGTCGCCGCGCCTCCATCCGCACCGGGATGCACCGCCATCAGGATGCGATCGCCCACAGCAAGATCGGAAAACTGGATCGGAGTCGCGGAGGAGAGTGTCTTCGTGCCCGGCTCCGCGCGCAGAATGCGGGCCGAATCACTGACGGTCACCGTCACCGGGTCTCCGGTATCCGGCTTGACGGTCACCGACTGGCCATTGATCGCGGTGATCGCACCTACCACGCGGCTGGCCGGCGCAGATTGCGCGGCCTGCCCGGAGGCTGCCACGCCCAGCGGAGCTGCCATGCCGAGCGGAGCCAGTGCTCCGAAGCCACCATACAGTGCAACCGACAAAAGAACTCGTGCTGAGGTCATGGAACCCATTTTCTCCTGCAAAATGACCGGATGCGCGGCGAGATTTGTAACATTCGGCAACAGGGAACATACCGAAATCGCGCTGCATGTGTGACGAACTTACAGCCGCAAAGTTTCACGGGGGGATCTTCGTTTTTGTCACGGCCGGCGCGAGCGGCCTGTCTGCGCACGAGCCAAGCCAGGAAAGAAGCAGGTATCATGCAGCCAGCGGCAACATCGATACCGATGTCACGAAATGGATGCCTTGTACCGCTCCGGTTACCGCTCGGGCGGCCCGCATCCGAAAAGTTTCAGACGCGAACACGACGCAACCCATAAGGAAAATCAAGAAATCCGATGGCCATCAGTCACGCAGGAAGTTCTACCCGAGTTACCGCCGCGCCCGCCGGCTCCAATAACTACCGCAGCGCCTTTGCCATGGTCACCACACTGTTTTTCGTGTGGGGCTTTCTGACCTCGCTCAATGACATCCTGATCCCGCACCTGAAAGCCATCTTCGAGCTGAACTACGCCAAGGCGATGCTGGTGCAGTTCGCCTTCTTCGGCTCCTACGCCGCCTTCGGGTTCATCTCGGGCAAGATCGTGGAATGGATCGGCTATCAGCGCACGATGGTGCTTGGGCTGCTGACCATGGGCGTTGGCGCCATCGGGTTTATCCCGGCCGCGAATATCCCGTCCTTCGGGCTCTTCCTCACCGCGCTGATCGTGCTGGCCGCCGGCATCACGGCGCTGCAGGTGGCGGCGAATCCGTATGTCACGGTGCTCGGACCGCCGCAGACCGCCTCGAGCCGCCTGAACCTGACGCAGGCCTTCAACTCGCTCGGCACCACGATCGGACCGCCGCTCGGCGGCCTGCTCATCCTCAAGGGCGCCGACATCGCAGCCGACAAGCTCAAGGCCATGTCTCCGGCCGCGCTGCACGCCTACCGCCTGCAGCAGGCAGCCACGGTTAAGTTTCCGTATATCGCCATCACGCTGGCGCTGATCGTGCTGGCCCTGGCCATCGCGCTCTACAAGTTCCCGCGCCTGGACAACACGAAGGACTACCGCCCCACCAAGGCCGGACAGAAGGGCGACAGCATCTGGCGCTATCCGCACGTGGTGCTGGGCGCGGTCTGCATCTTCATGTATGTGGGCGCCGAGGTCTCGCTGGGCAGCTTCCTGATCAACTACTTCAACCAGCCGAAGATTGCCGGCATCTCAGAGCTGGCCGCGGCCGGCTTCGTGCCCTTTTACTGGGGCGGAGCCATGATGGGCCGCTTCATCGGCTCAGCCGTATTGCAGAAGGTAAAGACCACGCACCTGCTTACCTTCTGCGCCTTCGTCGCCATGGCTCTGGTCCTCATCAGCATGGGAACCACCTACACCTCGGGCGCGGTCACCAATATCCACCTGAACCTTCTCTTCTGGCAGGGCACGCTCGCGCTGCCCCACTCCTGGCCGATGTGGACCATCCTGGCGGTGGGCTTCTTCAACTCGATCATGTTCCCCAGCATCTTCACGCTGGGCATTGCCGAGATGGGACCGCTGACGGGTGAGGCCTCGGGACTGCTGGTCACGGCGATTGTCGGCGGCGCGGTGCTGCCGGAGATCCAGGGCATTCTGGCCGATAAGATCGGCCTGCAGCATGCCTTTATCGTCCCGGTGATCTGCTATCTCTTCATCGCCTACTACGGCTGGCGCGGTGCACGGATCATCCAGCCGTCGCTCGACTAATCAGCTCCCGCTGCAATCGCAGCTCTTTACAACAACGCCCATCCGGGAAGCTCCGGATGGGCGTTGTTGTTTTGGGGTTCGTGCTTTCC harbors:
- a CDS encoding sugar MFS transporter yields the protein MAISHAGSSTRVTAAPAGSNNYRSAFAMVTTLFFVWGFLTSLNDILIPHLKAIFELNYAKAMLVQFAFFGSYAAFGFISGKIVEWIGYQRTMVLGLLTMGVGAIGFIPAANIPSFGLFLTALIVLAAGITALQVAANPYVTVLGPPQTASSRLNLTQAFNSLGTTIGPPLGGLLILKGADIAADKLKAMSPAALHAYRLQQAATVKFPYIAITLALIVLALAIALYKFPRLDNTKDYRPTKAGQKGDSIWRYPHVVLGAVCIFMYVGAEVSLGSFLINYFNQPKIAGISELAAAGFVPFYWGGAMMGRFIGSAVLQKVKTTHLLTFCAFVAMALVLISMGTTYTSGAVTNIHLNLLFWQGTLALPHSWPMWTILAVGFFNSIMFPSIFTLGIAEMGPLTGEASGLLVTAIVGGAVLPEIQGILADKIGLQHAFIVPVICYLFIAYYGWRGARIIQPSLD